From Humisphaera borealis, the proteins below share one genomic window:
- a CDS encoding HAD family hydrolase, protein MPSWPRAVLFDFDGVLVNSEPLHYQAFREVLAKEGIVLTEEQYYRDLIGLDDRGAFRFAYGLHSKVLTPRKFLQLMAEKTLVMRDLVYRRKMTTLPGVGELVRQLWRRIPLAIVSGAMHEEIEVMLEGVALRDCFGTIIGSEDVTAGKPNPQGYLMAMRQISDRLMHEGKIEHALTPADCLVVEDAPTVVHSVVKVGFPTLAVCNTYGPEQLADAKYIVDSLQPAEVRAKVPALGLKE, encoded by the coding sequence ATGCCAAGCTGGCCGCGTGCGGTCCTCTTTGATTTCGACGGCGTTCTCGTCAATTCCGAGCCCCTTCATTACCAGGCTTTTCGAGAAGTCCTGGCAAAAGAGGGCATCGTCCTGACCGAGGAGCAGTATTACCGCGACCTGATCGGACTCGACGACCGGGGCGCCTTTCGATTTGCCTATGGCCTCCACAGTAAAGTGCTGACCCCTAGGAAGTTCCTGCAGCTGATGGCCGAGAAAACCCTGGTGATGCGCGACCTGGTCTACCGCCGAAAGATGACCACGCTGCCCGGCGTCGGAGAGCTTGTGCGGCAGTTGTGGCGTCGCATCCCGCTGGCGATCGTGTCGGGGGCGATGCACGAAGAGATCGAGGTCATGCTCGAAGGCGTCGCCCTTCGCGACTGCTTCGGGACGATCATCGGCTCGGAAGACGTGACCGCCGGTAAGCCCAACCCGCAGGGCTACCTGATGGCGATGCGGCAGATCTCGGACCGGCTGATGCACGAAGGGAAGATCGAGCACGCGCTCACGCCGGCCGATTGCCTGGTCGTCGAGGACGCACCGACCGTCGTCCACAGTGTTGTGAAGGTCGGCTTCCCGACGCTCGCGGTCTGCAACACCTACGGGCCCGAGCAACTCGCCGACGCCAAGTACATCGTCGATTCGCTACAGCCGGCGGAAGTGCGGGCCAAGGTGCCGGCGCTGGGACTGAAGGAGTAG
- a CDS encoding menaquinone biosynthetic enzyme MqnA/MqnD family protein has translation MSFLNAKPLIQGLDVDPRVSLRLEVPSRLLGGLQERAFDVALLPVIDYQRLEGLRVIPVGGIGCDGPTLTVRIFSKAPLERTETLLCDTDSHTSVALARVIMAERYGRRPTFVDLTDDLANDPSLPRLLIGDKVITDEPSDCPHQIDLGQAWKELTGLPFVFAAWMGRVDTSLGNLPDILAIARVKGLAEIEQIVARHAPIHRWPLPIARQYLESYLRFEIGEPQLEAIRLFHRLAAKHEVFSHLPWPLRVG, from the coding sequence GTGAGCTTCCTGAACGCCAAGCCGCTGATCCAGGGTTTGGACGTCGATCCCAGGGTAAGCCTTCGTCTGGAAGTGCCTTCACGACTGCTGGGCGGTTTGCAGGAACGTGCGTTCGATGTGGCGCTGCTCCCGGTGATCGACTATCAGCGGCTGGAGGGTCTGCGCGTCATTCCCGTCGGCGGAATTGGCTGCGACGGGCCGACGCTGACGGTGCGAATCTTCAGCAAAGCACCGCTGGAACGAACCGAAACGCTTCTCTGCGACACCGACAGCCACACTTCAGTCGCACTGGCTCGCGTGATCATGGCTGAACGCTACGGTCGGCGGCCGACATTCGTCGATCTGACGGATGATCTTGCCAATGATCCTTCGCTGCCCCGGTTGCTGATCGGCGACAAGGTGATCACCGACGAGCCTTCGGATTGCCCGCATCAGATCGACCTGGGCCAGGCCTGGAAGGAACTCACCGGATTGCCGTTTGTTTTCGCGGCCTGGATGGGACGTGTCGATACCAGCCTCGGTAACCTGCCCGACATACTGGCGATCGCACGGGTAAAAGGCCTGGCCGAGATCGAGCAGATCGTCGCCAGGCACGCGCCGATCCATCGCTGGCCGCTGCCGATTGCGCGTCAATACCTTGAGTCGTATCTTCGATTTGAGATCGGCGAGCCGCAGTTGGAGGCAATTCGACTGTTCCACCGGCTGGCGGCGAAGCACGAGGTCTTCAGTCATCTCCCCTGGCCGCTTCGCGTGGGTTAG
- the pyk gene encoding pyruvate kinase gives MIRTKIVATMGPAVSSAETLFSLFQAGCDICRLNFSHGELDQHLHTLRLIREAAARFDQPIAVLGDLCGPKIRLGKVADEGGVGGMPIAVGDELIIQRAPILGGNGRVSTIYDHFVDDVQVGDRIFIEDGLLRFVCIDKTYSQLKCQCTVGGILKSAKGINLPTTKVSIPSITDRDWQCVDWAIENDLDYLALSFVRKADDLHLIRQHLVNKVSDINLIAKIEKAEAITEIESIIDASDGLMVARGDLGVEMDLADVPIIQKDLVRRCQVAGKPVIVATQMLQSMIEQSSPTRAEVSDVANAIYDGTDAVMLSGETSVGKFPVGVVHTMAHIAEKTEQYLATLPPPRDARLQLKTLQMSSALARGIWQMVEDLKAKLVIVWSQTGATARIFSKYRFNVPIIALSSDHRALRRMALHYGVIPQEMVPPDDLGTLVREVDRLAIDRKFAKPGDRIIITAGASLGTPMALNGIVIHTLGENLSASPPDVSLRLDVGKDR, from the coding sequence GTGATTCGCACCAAGATCGTCGCCACCATGGGGCCGGCCGTTTCTTCGGCTGAGACTCTGTTTTCCCTCTTCCAAGCCGGATGCGACATCTGCCGGCTCAACTTCTCGCACGGAGAACTCGACCAGCACCTGCACACGCTGCGGCTGATCCGCGAAGCCGCCGCCCGGTTCGACCAGCCGATCGCAGTCCTGGGTGATCTCTGCGGGCCGAAAATCCGCCTGGGCAAGGTTGCTGATGAGGGCGGCGTCGGGGGCATGCCGATCGCCGTCGGCGACGAACTGATCATTCAGCGAGCCCCCATCCTCGGTGGCAATGGCCGCGTCAGCACCATCTACGACCACTTCGTGGATGACGTGCAGGTCGGCGATCGCATCTTCATCGAAGATGGCCTGCTTCGTTTCGTCTGCATTGACAAGACCTACTCGCAGCTCAAATGCCAGTGCACCGTCGGCGGCATCCTCAAGAGCGCCAAGGGCATTAATCTGCCGACGACCAAGGTCTCGATCCCCTCCATCACCGACCGTGACTGGCAGTGCGTCGACTGGGCGATCGAAAACGACCTCGATTACCTAGCACTCTCATTCGTCCGCAAGGCCGACGACCTTCACCTGATCCGCCAGCACCTGGTCAATAAGGTCAGCGACATCAACCTGATCGCCAAGATCGAAAAAGCCGAGGCGATCACCGAGATTGAATCGATCATCGACGCCAGCGACGGTCTGATGGTCGCCCGCGGCGACCTGGGCGTGGAGATGGACCTGGCGGACGTGCCGATCATCCAGAAGGACCTGGTTCGGCGGTGCCAGGTCGCCGGCAAGCCTGTGATCGTTGCGACGCAGATGCTGCAAAGCATGATCGAACAGTCGTCGCCGACGCGGGCTGAAGTCAGCGATGTGGCCAACGCGATTTACGACGGAACCGATGCAGTCATGCTTTCGGGTGAGACGTCGGTGGGCAAGTTCCCGGTCGGGGTCGTCCACACGATGGCGCACATCGCCGAGAAGACAGAGCAATACCTGGCGACGCTTCCTCCGCCGCGCGACGCACGACTGCAGCTCAAAACACTCCAGATGTCGTCGGCACTGGCCCGCGGCATATGGCAGATGGTCGAAGACCTTAAGGCGAAGCTGGTGATCGTCTGGAGCCAGACGGGGGCGACCGCCCGTATCTTTTCCAAGTACCGTTTCAACGTCCCAATCATCGCGCTGTCGAGCGACCACCGGGCATTGCGGCGGATGGCGTTGCATTACGGCGTGATCCCACAGGAGATGGTCCCGCCGGACGACCTGGGCACCCTCGTGCGGGAAGTCGATCGGCTGGCGATCGACCGCAAGTTCGCGAAGCCCGGCGATCGCATTATCATCACGGCAGGGGCTTCGCTGGGAACGCCTATGGCACTGAACGGAATCGTCATTCACACCCTCGGCGAGAATCTTTCGGCGTCGCCGCCGGATGTTTCACTGCGACTGGATGTCGGGAAGGATCGCTGA
- a CDS encoding GTPase domain-containing protein, which yields MTPAVEQLVRDTMDLTGAASPELLMEDAPTLAGEVLEFEQPIDTADDAVEHDFYLVGIIGGKDVGKTALVNAIVGQQMSQVIGHGPGTEIAIAYVHDSREQKVRELLNREVAGKFRVVVHQVAGLERQVLLDLPDIDSQYESHLVVTRQMLRHMLFPIWAQSVEKYADMAPQQVLGQVAAGNDARNFLFCLTKADQLDAHGGETAAAELREDFARRITRTTGLKKSPSVYVVSSRRPDKYDLPKLRTLLARQKTREAVRESKELASKRQDRSLLDWLTRQDLSGQADRLGRLLAEAQETIQQRVTTPLVEKVLPQIAADPANKLALSDEILAERVGRWPLVNLVHTLLSPLMLMVRAFASKSPSAMLSADGMVEQHLRSQSFSAGQVLQSAFAQLRQAHPAIGQLYGNQRLWEEMDAENASADLSRRLAGTVERQRQAARQRLTPSGGWLAPARWLLTIGALLWFPIIQPMLEAILPQKESITFAQTLGILVSVLGVNYLLKSVTFLAVWFVVLWLALRWNTQRKVARMLSGWRHADDEDPELNLATQAMEWNDSLTTPIGVAHDKVASLAKRATELRAQIVTPSRTDAA from the coding sequence ATGACCCCAGCCGTGGAACAACTCGTCCGCGACACCATGGACCTGACCGGTGCGGCCTCCCCGGAACTGCTCATGGAGGATGCGCCGACACTCGCCGGCGAAGTGCTCGAATTCGAACAGCCGATCGACACCGCCGACGACGCGGTCGAGCATGACTTTTACCTGGTCGGCATCATCGGCGGGAAGGACGTCGGCAAGACGGCGCTGGTCAATGCGATTGTCGGCCAGCAGATGTCGCAGGTCATCGGTCACGGCCCGGGGACCGAAATCGCGATTGCCTACGTTCACGACAGCCGCGAGCAGAAGGTCCGGGAGTTGCTCAACCGCGAGGTGGCGGGCAAGTTTCGCGTGGTCGTCCACCAGGTCGCCGGGCTGGAACGGCAGGTGCTGCTCGACTTGCCTGATATCGACAGCCAATATGAGTCGCACCTGGTCGTTACGCGACAGATGCTGCGACACATGTTGTTCCCGATCTGGGCGCAGAGTGTTGAAAAGTACGCCGACATGGCCCCGCAACAGGTTCTGGGTCAGGTGGCGGCGGGGAACGATGCGCGGAATTTCCTTTTCTGTCTCACCAAGGCAGACCAGCTGGATGCACACGGCGGCGAAACCGCCGCCGCTGAATTGCGGGAGGATTTCGCCCGCCGCATCACCCGGACGACGGGACTGAAGAAGTCGCCATCGGTGTATGTGGTCAGCTCGCGGCGTCCCGACAAGTACGACCTGCCAAAGCTTCGCACGCTGCTCGCCCGCCAGAAAACCCGGGAAGCCGTCCGCGAAAGCAAGGAGCTGGCGTCGAAACGGCAGGACAGGTCGCTATTGGATTGGCTCACCCGTCAGGATCTATCTGGCCAGGCCGACCGGCTGGGGCGACTGCTGGCCGAGGCGCAGGAAACGATTCAACAGCGGGTCACAACACCGCTGGTGGAGAAGGTCCTCCCGCAAATCGCCGCCGACCCTGCCAACAAGCTGGCACTATCGGACGAGATCCTTGCCGAGCGCGTCGGGCGCTGGCCGCTGGTCAATCTGGTTCACACGCTGCTTTCGCCGCTGATGTTGATGGTGCGGGCGTTCGCTTCAAAGTCGCCGTCGGCGATGCTGAGCGCCGACGGCATGGTCGAGCAACACCTCCGGAGCCAGTCATTCTCGGCCGGGCAGGTGCTTCAGTCGGCGTTCGCGCAGTTGCGGCAGGCGCATCCGGCCATCGGTCAGCTCTACGGCAACCAGCGACTGTGGGAGGAGATGGATGCCGAGAACGCGTCGGCCGATCTGAGCCGCCGGCTCGCCGGCACCGTCGAACGTCAGCGCCAAGCGGCCCGCCAGCGCCTTACGCCGTCGGGTGGATGGCTCGCGCCGGCGAGGTGGCTGCTGACGATCGGTGCCCTGCTCTGGTTCCCGATTATTCAGCCGATGCTGGAAGCGATCCTGCCGCAGAAGGAGTCCATCACCTTCGCTCAAACGCTGGGCATTCTCGTCAGCGTGCTGGGGGTGAACTACCTTCTCAAGAGCGTCACGTTCCTGGCGGTGTGGTTTGTCGTTCTCTGGCTGGCGCTGCGCTGGAACACGCAGCGGAAGGTCGCCAGGATGCTGTCGGGGTGGCGTCATGCGGACGACGAAGATCCCGAACTGAACTTGGCAACCCAGGCGATGGAATGGAACGACTCCCTCACCACGCCGATCGGCGTCGCACACGATAAGGTGGCCAGTCTCGCCAAGCGGGCCACGGAACTGCGGGCACAGATCGTGACGCCATCGCGCACTGACGCCGCGTGA
- a CDS encoding TAXI family TRAP transporter solute-binding subunit produces MTDGTKGSTSRAASALSRIPLYNRFRDQAGVWETLRASWLWIFLAVLLLAVGWMLVKPAPPGKVVIATGSKDGAYHWFAQQYAQSFKDNGLALDVRETQGSIENYRLLSEPTDGKSDAEVVSVAIVQSGTAPPGDHSDLRSIASLYLEPVWIFHRGDPVTTLPQLAGKRLAAGPEGSGTRSIVERLLAANTLPWTSDPKATASGTTPIRFDPRSGRAAADALKAGELDAIALVLSPRHPLIAELLHEPGVRLMSFEHHEAYARVFPFLSDVKLPRGTIDLARNLPSEDVYLLAPAANLVCREDLHPSIVILLLKAATRAHERGDLLSRAGELPSTRFVEFPVDTSAAEYFRSGPPFLQRYLPFWAAALVDRMKILLLPLLTLILPLARIAPPLMVWRIRSRIYRWYRVLREIDRRLRLEVTGEAASTAAALDPRRFDDDIATLVEMEKELSEEKVPLSYMQEFYNLRLHTDFLLRKLEDRVGRQGGIDMNWGGMPPD; encoded by the coding sequence GTGACCGATGGAACCAAAGGATCGACGTCCCGGGCCGCTTCTGCACTGAGCCGGATTCCGCTTTACAACCGGTTCCGCGATCAGGCCGGGGTATGGGAGACGCTCCGCGCGTCATGGCTATGGATTTTCCTCGCTGTCCTACTGCTTGCGGTGGGGTGGATGCTGGTCAAACCGGCACCGCCGGGGAAGGTGGTTATCGCGACGGGCAGCAAGGACGGCGCCTACCACTGGTTCGCCCAGCAGTACGCCCAGAGCTTCAAGGACAACGGGCTGGCGCTGGACGTGCGAGAGACCCAGGGATCGATCGAGAACTACAGGTTGCTGTCCGAGCCGACCGACGGCAAGTCCGATGCGGAGGTCGTCAGCGTCGCGATTGTGCAGAGCGGCACCGCGCCCCCCGGCGACCACTCCGACCTCCGGTCCATCGCCAGCCTTTATCTGGAACCGGTCTGGATCTTTCACCGCGGTGATCCGGTGACGACCCTGCCGCAACTGGCGGGCAAACGCCTGGCCGCCGGTCCAGAAGGCAGTGGCACCAGGTCGATCGTCGAACGACTGCTGGCCGCCAACACCCTTCCCTGGACGTCAGACCCGAAGGCGACCGCGTCCGGAACCACCCCGATCCGGTTCGACCCCCGCAGCGGCCGGGCGGCAGCCGATGCGCTCAAGGCCGGAGAGCTGGACGCCATCGCGCTGGTCTTGTCGCCCCGGCACCCGCTGATCGCCGAACTGCTCCATGAGCCCGGCGTTCGGCTCATGAGCTTCGAACATCACGAGGCGTATGCCCGCGTGTTCCCCTTCCTGTCGGACGTGAAGCTGCCCAGAGGGACGATCGACCTGGCCCGTAATCTTCCGTCGGAAGACGTATATCTGTTGGCACCGGCGGCCAATCTCGTCTGCCGCGAAGACCTGCACCCTTCGATTGTCATTCTCCTCTTGAAAGCGGCGACCCGGGCGCACGAGCGTGGCGACCTGCTGTCGCGAGCGGGAGAGCTGCCCTCCACCCGGTTCGTCGAGTTTCCAGTCGATACGTCGGCGGCGGAGTACTTCAGATCAGGGCCGCCGTTCCTGCAGCGATACCTGCCGTTCTGGGCGGCCGCGTTGGTGGACCGGATGAAGATCCTGTTGCTGCCATTGCTGACGTTGATTCTTCCGCTGGCACGCATCGCGCCGCCGCTGATGGTCTGGCGGATTCGGTCGCGGATCTACCGCTGGTACCGCGTGCTGCGGGAGATCGATCGGCGGCTGCGGCTGGAAGTTACGGGGGAAGCGGCCTCTACCGCCGCGGCACTCGACCCGCGCCGGTTTGACGACGACATCGCCACGCTCGTCGAGATGGAGAAGGAGCTTTCGGAGGAGAAGGTGCCGCTGTCGTACATGCAGGAGTTCTACAACCTGCGGCTGCACACCGATTTCCTGCTGCGCAAGCTCGAAGACCGCGTCGGACGACAGGGCGGAATCGATATGAATTGGGGCGGGATGCCACCGGATTGA
- a CDS encoding slipin family protein, producing MSLFHTIRIKQHERGFWFRHGEFQGLVQPGEYTIWFWNRNRDRIEIVSTLTTKFEHPLADVLLARGDVRDALVIVDNADNERALVWRDGRLAHVLGPGRFAFWAVPYRLHVERFDVNTFTLSHPRLQAILGHGEASRWLDGVQVGQTETALLYRDGVLIDSLNPGLHVFWKGTGRVVWKAVDLREQVADVAGQEIITADKVSLRVNLVVTWQVADAVKAVAASADHGQALYREAQLVLRAAVGARTLDAMLSDKETVGAEVRDALARRAETLGLAVRGVGLRDIILPGDMKTLLNQVISAQKEAEANLIRRREETAQVRSQANTAKLLSDNPALLRLREMELLKDVLVSAKATFVFGPGDLAEQVRSLASVEK from the coding sequence ATGTCTCTATTCCATACGATTCGTATCAAGCAGCACGAGCGCGGCTTCTGGTTCCGCCATGGCGAGTTCCAGGGCCTCGTGCAGCCGGGTGAGTACACGATCTGGTTCTGGAACCGCAACCGCGACCGGATCGAGATCGTGAGCACGCTGACCACGAAGTTCGAGCACCCGCTCGCCGACGTTTTGCTCGCCCGCGGCGATGTCCGCGACGCGTTGGTCATCGTCGACAACGCCGACAACGAGCGCGCGCTCGTCTGGCGGGATGGCCGTCTGGCCCACGTGCTGGGTCCCGGCCGGTTCGCGTTCTGGGCCGTGCCGTATCGCCTGCATGTCGAGCGGTTCGACGTGAACACGTTCACGCTGAGCCACCCGCGCCTGCAGGCGATCCTCGGCCACGGTGAGGCGTCGCGCTGGCTCGACGGTGTTCAGGTCGGCCAGACGGAAACGGCGCTGCTATACCGCGACGGCGTCCTGATCGACTCGCTCAATCCGGGCCTGCACGTCTTCTGGAAGGGCACGGGCCGCGTGGTCTGGAAGGCCGTCGATCTGCGCGAGCAGGTCGCCGACGTCGCCGGCCAGGAAATCATCACGGCCGACAAGGTGTCGCTGCGCGTGAACCTCGTCGTGACGTGGCAGGTCGCCGACGCCGTCAAGGCGGTCGCGGCTTCGGCCGACCACGGCCAGGCGCTGTACCGCGAGGCGCAGCTCGTGCTGCGGGCGGCGGTCGGTGCGCGGACGCTGGACGCGATGCTCTCCGACAAGGAGACCGTCGGCGCCGAGGTCCGTGATGCCCTGGCACGCCGGGCAGAGACGCTCGGCCTGGCGGTTCGCGGCGTCGGTCTGCGCGACATCATCCTGCCGGGCGACATGAAGACGTTGCTCAACCAGGTGATCAGCGCGCAGAAGGAAGCCGAGGCCAACCTGATCCGTCGCCGCGAGGAGACGGCCCAGGTCCGCAGCCAGGCGAACACGGCCAAGCTGCTGTCGGACAACCCGGCGCTCCTGCGGCTGCGTGAAATGGAACTGCTCAAGGACGTCCTGGTTTCGGCCAAGGCGACGTTCGTATTCGGTCCCGGCGACCTGGCCGAGCAGGTGCGCTCGCTGGCAAGCGTGGAGAAGTGA
- a CDS encoding sulfite exporter TauE/SafE family protein — protein sequence MLPLLVFGDLIAVWQHRKHFDWTNVRRLAAGSIVGVLLGGFLLWWFHRQQDLVVPLIKLEVGLESVILVGLHWYRTWHGLATSAAPGPVKSTATGVLAGASSTLAHAAGPIIALYLLPQRLDRRVFVGTCAIYFFLLNTAKLPAYGYSEMFSRGTLMLSLYLAPLVVGGALFGFWVNRRLNDQLFAKVVYLLTFVLGWYLIWDAGMALRNTFH from the coding sequence ATGCTTCCCCTGCTCGTGTTCGGCGACCTGATCGCCGTATGGCAGCACCGAAAGCATTTCGACTGGACGAACGTCCGCCGGCTGGCTGCAGGATCGATTGTCGGCGTCCTGTTGGGCGGGTTTCTGCTGTGGTGGTTTCACCGCCAGCAGGATCTGGTCGTGCCCCTGATCAAACTGGAAGTGGGACTGGAGTCCGTCATCCTCGTCGGACTGCATTGGTACCGCACGTGGCACGGGCTCGCGACTTCCGCGGCACCCGGACCGGTCAAAAGCACCGCAACCGGCGTCCTCGCCGGAGCGAGCAGTACTCTGGCACACGCCGCCGGGCCGATCATCGCGCTCTACCTTTTGCCGCAGCGGCTTGATCGGCGGGTGTTCGTAGGCACCTGCGCGATCTACTTCTTCCTGCTGAATACCGCCAAGCTGCCGGCGTACGGATACAGCGAGATGTTTTCGCGCGGCACGCTGATGCTCTCGCTGTACCTCGCGCCACTGGTGGTGGGCGGTGCCCTGTTCGGCTTCTGGGTCAACCGAAGGCTCAACGACCAGTTGTTCGCCAAGGTGGTGTACCTGCTGACGTTCGTGCTGGGGTGGTACCTGATCTGGGATGCAGGAATGGCGCTGCGTAACACCTTCCACTGA
- the truA gene encoding tRNA pseudouridine(38-40) synthase TruA, giving the protein MSDSPEQPPPAVPVDPLPADVPLQRYKLTIAYRGTNYHGWQTQYPTATYKGPKPPEGEGIPTIQEIVTRTLRTVVRHPLTLSGSSRTDAGVHAKGQVAHFTTDKVQIPILGMRRAVNARLPEDILVRSIEPVPINFDAVKWTLSKRYQYSIWNEEDRPVMFPDLAWHRWQKLDLDAIRYAASQLVGTHDFATFCRPGHGKLDTVRTVLACDVTYRKPRLVIGVEGTGFLWNMVRIIVGTLVEIGLGKYRADDVTKMLEAKDRRAAGGTAPPHGLYLQWIKFGDGPTRRGGDEDE; this is encoded by the coding sequence ATGAGCGACTCCCCTGAACAGCCACCACCCGCCGTGCCTGTCGATCCATTGCCCGCCGACGTTCCGCTCCAGCGTTACAAGCTGACGATCGCGTACCGCGGCACCAACTATCATGGCTGGCAGACGCAGTATCCGACGGCGACCTATAAGGGCCCCAAGCCGCCGGAGGGGGAGGGGATTCCGACGATTCAGGAAATTGTCACCCGCACGCTGCGGACCGTGGTTCGGCATCCGTTGACGCTGTCGGGCTCCAGCCGGACCGACGCCGGCGTGCATGCCAAGGGGCAGGTCGCGCATTTCACCACGGATAAGGTCCAGATCCCCATCCTGGGCATGCGGCGGGCGGTCAATGCCCGGCTGCCGGAAGACATTCTCGTCCGATCGATCGAGCCGGTGCCGATCAATTTCGACGCGGTCAAATGGACCCTGTCCAAGCGGTACCAGTACTCGATTTGGAACGAGGAAGACCGCCCGGTCATGTTCCCCGACCTGGCATGGCACCGCTGGCAGAAGCTCGATCTGGATGCGATCCGGTACGCCGCCAGCCAGCTCGTTGGCACGCACGATTTTGCCACCTTCTGCCGTCCGGGGCACGGCAAGCTCGATACCGTCCGCACGGTGCTTGCCTGCGATGTGACCTACCGCAAACCCCGGCTGGTGATTGGCGTGGAAGGGACCGGATTCCTCTGGAACATGGTTCGCATCATCGTCGGCACGCTGGTGGAGATTGGCCTGGGCAAGTACCGGGCAGACGACGTCACGAAAATGCTGGAAGCGAAGGACCGCCGGGCAGCGGGGGGTACCGCACCGCCACATGGGCTTTACCTGCAATGGATCAAGTTCGGCGACGGTCCGACCCGGCGCGGCGGTGACGAGGACGAGTAG